One genomic window of Halorubrum hochsteinianum includes the following:
- a CDS encoding MBL fold metallo-hydrolase, protein MEPIAVTADAEEFTCNAYLVAGERTTLVDAGTMPGVGDVVAEALSGADADGLDRVVITHQHRDHVGELDAVVDRFEPEVLAYADHPHRDAALEAGDEVLVGDEACEVVYTPGHADDHVSLVGDERLYSGDVVVYNDGAFSDGSFGRTDMAGQSRERLIESLHDILDRLPDTAAAMFPGHGDVYRAADGPDTVREVIERATERAERREPKYPDE, encoded by the coding sequence ATGGAACCGATCGCCGTCACCGCGGACGCGGAGGAGTTCACCTGTAACGCGTACCTCGTCGCCGGGGAGAGGACGACGCTCGTCGACGCGGGCACGATGCCGGGCGTGGGGGACGTGGTCGCCGAAGCGCTCTCCGGGGCCGACGCCGACGGACTCGACCGCGTCGTGATCACGCACCAGCACCGCGACCACGTGGGCGAACTCGACGCGGTGGTCGACCGCTTCGAGCCGGAGGTGCTCGCGTACGCGGACCACCCGCACCGCGACGCGGCGCTCGAAGCCGGCGACGAGGTGCTGGTCGGCGACGAGGCCTGCGAGGTCGTCTACACCCCGGGCCACGCGGACGACCACGTCTCGCTCGTCGGCGACGAGCGGCTCTACTCGGGCGACGTCGTCGTCTACAACGACGGCGCGTTCTCGGACGGATCGTTCGGTCGGACCGATATGGCCGGCCAGTCGCGCGAGCGCCTGATCGAGAGCCTTCACGACATCCTCGACCGCCTGCCCGACACCGCCGCCGCGATGTTCCCCGGCCACGGCGACGTCTACCGCGCCGCGGACGGCCCGGACACGGTCCGCGAGGTGATCGAGCGCGCGACGGAGCGCGCCGAGCGCCGCGAGCCGAAGTACCCCGACGAGTGA
- a CDS encoding PhnD/SsuA/transferrin family substrate-binding protein, with protein sequence MSDNRWSANRRTFVKTAGAAGAVALAGCNGGTSGETDGTPTAQFILNPAEADVEITQQYQPMFEYLESEVEVEIEADRAESYTATLQSMRNDQGEIADISPSAVIAGEDILDIVGVRVAYGAARYFSTITTTPDSGIESLSDLEGELVYMGDILSVSGTLVPLTILQDAGLDVGNAPNGDPGNFEAEFSDHTTAREQMVQRDDVMAATTGAFSSAPYVPQEQFEEMSQDFVDISAEYEGAGDEIESSGTELQLLAVSDPIPRAPLATRSNWDSPVKAELEEAILNVSEDDLSHGDDYDGEPLWFTGVQEGSIDDYQPIQRVLDQLGLEFEDLS encoded by the coding sequence ATGTCCGACAACAGGTGGTCGGCGAATCGGCGAACGTTTGTCAAGACAGCCGGCGCGGCCGGTGCGGTCGCCCTCGCGGGATGTAACGGCGGCACCTCCGGGGAGACGGACGGCACTCCGACGGCGCAGTTCATCCTGAACCCCGCCGAGGCCGACGTCGAGATCACACAGCAGTACCAGCCGATGTTCGAGTACCTCGAGTCCGAGGTCGAAGTCGAGATCGAGGCCGACCGCGCGGAGAGCTACACCGCGACGCTCCAGTCGATGCGCAACGATCAGGGAGAGATTGCGGACATCTCCCCGTCGGCGGTCATCGCCGGGGAGGACATCCTCGACATCGTCGGCGTCCGGGTCGCGTACGGCGCGGCGCGGTACTTCTCGACGATCACGACGACGCCCGACAGCGGCATCGAGTCGCTCTCCGACCTCGAAGGCGAGCTCGTCTACATGGGCGACATCCTCTCGGTCTCGGGGACGCTCGTCCCGCTCACGATCCTTCAGGACGCGGGTCTCGACGTCGGTAACGCCCCCAACGGCGATCCGGGCAACTTCGAGGCCGAGTTCTCGGACCACACCACCGCGCGCGAGCAGATGGTCCAGCGCGACGACGTGATGGCGGCGACGACCGGCGCGTTCTCCTCCGCGCCCTACGTCCCGCAGGAGCAGTTCGAGGAGATGTCGCAGGACTTCGTCGACATCTCGGCGGAGTACGAGGGTGCCGGCGACGAGATCGAGTCGTCCGGAACCGAGCTCCAGCTGCTCGCCGTCTCCGACCCGATCCCGCGCGCACCGCTCGCGACCCGGTCCAACTGGGACAGCCCGGTCAAAGCCGAGTTGGAGGAGGCGATCCTGAACGTGAGCGAGGACGACCTCAGCCACGGCGACGACTACGACGGAGAGCCGCTCTGGTTCACCGGCGTTCAGGAGGGGAGCATCGACGACTACCAGCCGATCCAGCGGGTCCTCGACCAGCTCGGTCTGGAGTTCGAAGACCTTTCGTAA
- a CDS encoding uracil-DNA glycosylase, whose protein sequence is MSEHGGDDSVLDENLCVPACERCPALVESRSRIVDGVGPTDADLLFVGEGPGATEDEEGEPFVGRSGDVLDEALRDAGLARADVRITNCVRCRPPDNRDPTTEELANCRGYLESEVGRLAPELIVTLGKVPSEHLLDRSVAITSESGDVVDARLAGASRRVLLSVHPAATLYDRSQRDGFFETIARAAELSGVGDRDGGGDGQSRLGEF, encoded by the coding sequence ATGAGCGAACACGGCGGCGACGACTCCGTCCTCGACGAGAACCTGTGCGTTCCGGCCTGCGAGCGGTGTCCGGCGCTGGTCGAGTCCCGGAGTCGGATCGTCGACGGCGTCGGGCCGACCGACGCGGACCTACTGTTCGTCGGCGAGGGGCCCGGTGCCACCGAAGACGAGGAGGGCGAACCCTTCGTGGGGCGCTCGGGCGACGTGCTGGACGAGGCGCTGCGGGACGCGGGGCTCGCCCGCGCCGACGTGCGGATCACGAACTGCGTGCGGTGTCGACCGCCGGACAACCGGGACCCCACGACCGAGGAGTTAGCGAACTGCCGGGGGTACCTCGAAAGCGAGGTCGGGCGGCTCGCTCCGGAGCTGATCGTGACCCTCGGGAAGGTGCCGAGCGAGCACCTCCTCGATCGGTCGGTTGCGATCACCTCGGAGTCCGGCGACGTGGTCGACGCCAGGCTCGCCGGGGCGTCGCGGCGCGTCCTGCTGTCCGTCCATCCGGCCGCGACTCTGTACGACCGGAGCCAGCGCGACGGCTTCTTCGAGACGATCGCGCGGGCGGCCGAACTGAGCGGCGTCGGCGACCGCGACGGTGGGGGGGACGGGCAGTCGCGGCTCGGCGAGTTCTGA
- a CDS encoding DUF5786 family protein → MGFGSYDESEQENQDLDADFDDEDGVQAAQETHEGSVDYEPGASNDELLDRLQEIKSEET, encoded by the coding sequence ATGGGCTTTGGCAGCTACGACGAGTCCGAACAGGAGAATCAGGACCTGGACGCGGACTTCGACGACGAAGACGGCGTTCAGGCTGCCCAAGAAACCCACGAGGGGTCCGTCGACTACGAGCCCGGCGCGTCCAACGACGAACTCCTCGACCGACTTCAGGAGATCAAGTCCGAAGAGACGTGA
- a CDS encoding DUF99 family protein, with product MRTPPSRTLGVAFSDDRDASRAAGVVVRADGTPDGFAFAECTVGGTDATDAVIDCWRALGREDVRHVACAGVAPAWFNLLDLDRLAAAIDRPVYAVSYEASPGLEPALREAFDGDSLADRLAVYRSLPPRVPVASAVGGDGEVSERADGDATDGADDRDPRFVRAVGVDPGRAAAAVRALTRDGFRRCEPLRIAALAASAHREATATDAT from the coding sequence GTGAGGACCCCGCCGAGCCGCACGCTCGGCGTCGCCTTCTCCGACGACCGCGACGCCAGCCGCGCGGCCGGCGTCGTCGTCCGCGCCGACGGGACGCCCGACGGCTTCGCGTTCGCCGAGTGTACCGTCGGCGGGACGGACGCGACCGACGCCGTGATCGACTGCTGGCGCGCGCTCGGCCGCGAGGACGTCCGCCACGTCGCCTGCGCCGGCGTCGCGCCCGCGTGGTTCAACCTCCTCGACCTCGACCGACTCGCAGCGGCGATCGACCGGCCGGTCTACGCCGTGAGCTACGAGGCCAGCCCCGGCCTCGAACCGGCCCTGCGCGAGGCGTTCGACGGCGACTCGCTCGCCGACCGGCTCGCCGTCTACCGGTCGCTCCCGCCGCGCGTTCCGGTCGCCTCGGCAGTCGGGGGTGACGGCGAGGTGAGCGAGCGGGCGGACGGCGACGCGACCGACGGCGCCGACGACCGCGACCCGCGGTTCGTCCGCGCCGTCGGCGTCGACCCCGGGCGCGCCGCGGCGGCGGTCCGCGCGCTCACCCGCGACGGGTTCCGGCGCTGCGAGCCGCTCCGGATCGCGGCGCTCGCCGCGAGCGCCCACCGCGAGGCGACGGCGACCGACGCTACTTAG